Proteins found in one Labrenzia sp. VG12 genomic segment:
- a CDS encoding ArsC family reductase, which produces MKVYGIKNCDTVKKARKFLEEAGVSYEFHDYKKDGVDGDKLARFVGEFGWEAVLNKRGTTWRRLDEATQDGVVDAKSAIDVMIDNPSVIKRPIVEGEAKNFIGFDAVAWEMALELGELK; this is translated from the coding sequence ATGAAGGTTTACGGCATCAAGAACTGCGACACGGTCAAGAAAGCGCGGAAGTTCCTCGAGGAGGCGGGTGTCTCCTACGAATTCCACGACTACAAGAAGGACGGTGTCGATGGCGACAAGCTCGCCCGGTTCGTCGGTGAATTCGGCTGGGAAGCCGTTTTGAACAAGCGCGGCACGACCTGGCGCAGGCTGGATGAGGCCACGCAGGACGGCGTGGTCGACGCAAAAAGCGCGATCGATGTCATGATCGACAACCCCTCCGTGATCAAGCGGCCGATCGTCGAAGGCGAAGCCAAGAACTTCATCGGTTTTGACGCCGTCGCCTGGGAAATGGCGCTGGAGCTGGGTGAATTGAAATAG
- a CDS encoding ABC transporter substrate-binding protein, giving the protein MKKTSIAITAALLVAGTVSASQAETLKFAFQGTLNALDPYSLNETFTLSSLGNTYEGLTRRGADLAIEPALAERWEIIEPNRWRFYLRKDVKFHNGSDFTAEDVAFSVDRVRSEGSDLTTRVGADVKVEIVDDHTVDFVLPGPNPILHYEWDTFYIMDKEWTTENDAVKVTSASDTSPNYASLHANGTGPFKILSHEAGVKTVYEKFDGWWDEAKHNLDTVEFTPIGSDATRVAALLSGELDMVYPIPVQDIKRINDNAGTVALTGPELRTIFLGMDQMRDELLYSDVKGKNPFKDAKVRQAVYQAIDIEAIKKKVMRDLSTPSAIMISPFLFSKGSEFERYAYDPENAKKLLAEAGYADGFSVGMDCPNDRYVNDEAICQAVAAMLARVGVKVDLNAQPKAKYFAKVLASGGFDTSFYLLGWTPGSLDSWNVLSNLMNCRDEAGKGSPFNLGGFCDAKIDSLTKEVLVEIDPDKRDKLIAEAFQISHDNAYYIPLHQQGLAWGVADDVDLVQRADNQFKFRFVTKK; this is encoded by the coding sequence ATGAAAAAGACAAGTATCGCAATCACTGCTGCGCTTCTCGTGGCGGGAACGGTTTCGGCTTCGCAGGCCGAAACACTCAAGTTCGCTTTTCAGGGCACCTTGAACGCGCTGGATCCTTACAGCCTCAACGAGACTTTCACGCTGTCCTCGCTGGGCAACACCTATGAAGGTCTGACCCGGCGCGGCGCCGACCTTGCCATCGAACCGGCTCTTGCCGAACGCTGGGAAATCATCGAACCGAACCGCTGGCGCTTCTATCTGCGCAAGGACGTCAAGTTCCACAACGGCAGCGATTTCACGGCTGAAGACGTCGCCTTCTCCGTCGACCGCGTGCGCTCCGAAGGCTCCGACCTGACCACCCGCGTCGGCGCCGACGTGAAGGTGGAAATCGTCGACGACCACACCGTTGACTTTGTCCTGCCCGGCCCGAACCCGATCCTGCACTACGAGTGGGACACGTTCTACATCATGGACAAGGAGTGGACGACCGAGAATGATGCGGTCAAGGTCACGTCTGCGTCCGACACTTCACCGAACTACGCCTCGCTTCACGCCAACGGCACCGGCCCGTTCAAGATCCTCAGCCATGAAGCTGGTGTGAAAACCGTCTATGAAAAGTTCGACGGCTGGTGGGACGAAGCGAAACACAATCTCGACACGGTCGAGTTCACGCCGATCGGTTCCGACGCCACCCGTGTTGCGGCGCTCCTGTCCGGCGAGCTGGACATGGTCTATCCGATCCCGGTTCAGGACATCAAGCGCATCAACGACAATGCCGGCACCGTGGCCCTGACCGGTCCGGAGCTCAGAACCATCTTCCTCGGCATGGACCAGATGCGCGATGAGCTGCTCTATTCGGACGTCAAGGGCAAGAACCCGTTCAAGGACGCAAAAGTCCGCCAGGCAGTCTATCAGGCGATCGACATCGAGGCGATCAAGAAGAAGGTGATGCGGGATCTCTCGACCCCGTCCGCGATCATGATCTCGCCGTTCCTGTTCTCCAAGGGCAGTGAGTTCGAGCGCTACGCCTACGATCCGGAAAACGCCAAGAAGCTCCTGGCCGAAGCCGGTTATGCCGATGGCTTCAGCGTCGGCATGGACTGCCCGAACGACCGCTACGTCAATGACGAAGCGATCTGTCAGGCTGTGGCTGCCATGCTGGCACGCGTCGGCGTGAAGGTTGACCTCAACGCCCAGCCGAAAGCGAAGTATTTCGCCAAGGTGCTGGCATCCGGCGGCTTTGACACGTCCTTCTACCTGCTTGGCTGGACCCCTGGCTCACTCGACAGCTGGAACGTTCTGTCCAACTTGATGAACTGCCGTGACGAGGCCGGCAAGGGCTCGCCGTTCAACCTCGGCGGTTTCTGCGACGCGAAAATCGACAGCCTGACCAAGGAAGTGCTGGTCGAAATCGATCCGGACAAGCGCGACAAGCTGATTGCCGAAGCCTTTCAGATCAGCCACGACAACGCCTACTACATCCCGCTGCACCAGCAGGGCCTGGCCTGGGGTGTGGCTGACGATGTCGACCTCGTGCAACGCGCCGACAACCAGTTCAAGTTCCGCTTCGTAACCAAGAAGTGA
- a CDS encoding LysR family transcriptional regulator has protein sequence MPANLPPLSAIRAFEAASRHLSFTKAGDELGMTQAAVSYQIKLLEERLGFQLFTRKARKIELTDHGAQLAARVVDAFSALRSAFEDVTELNAAQLVVSSNTTFAVNWLASRLFHFQMQNPDVGVRIVPYGPKSDPDFSESDIVVSACKAPPKGWVAHEIVQADFTPMLSPGLAESIGGIETPEDLLKLPLVDPQDPWWPMWFEAAGLEDVDLSGHPSSRMGSQALEANRAIAGQGVAILTPYFCKTALENGQLFQPFDLTCRADSESWYLSYPPALRTSRKVRLFRDWVNSELERDGMPVHGKMAVVA, from the coding sequence ATGCCAGCCAACCTGCCACCCTTGTCCGCCATTCGCGCTTTCGAAGCCGCCAGCCGTCACCTGAGCTTTACCAAGGCGGGTGACGAACTAGGCATGACCCAGGCTGCCGTCAGTTACCAGATCAAGCTTCTTGAGGAACGGCTCGGATTTCAGCTGTTCACACGCAAGGCCCGCAAGATCGAACTGACCGATCATGGCGCCCAGCTTGCCGCCCGCGTCGTCGATGCTTTCTCGGCGCTGCGCAGCGCCTTCGAGGATGTTACCGAACTGAACGCTGCGCAGCTTGTCGTGTCCAGCAACACGACCTTTGCCGTCAACTGGCTCGCCAGCCGGCTGTTTCACTTTCAGATGCAAAATCCGGACGTTGGCGTGCGCATTGTGCCCTACGGCCCCAAGTCCGATCCCGATTTCAGCGAGTCGGACATCGTCGTGTCCGCCTGCAAGGCGCCGCCGAAGGGCTGGGTTGCCCATGAAATTGTCCAGGCGGATTTCACGCCCATGTTGAGCCCCGGTCTTGCGGAGAGCATCGGCGGCATCGAGACCCCGGAAGACCTTCTGAAACTTCCGCTGGTCGACCCTCAGGATCCCTGGTGGCCAATGTGGTTCGAGGCCGCCGGACTTGAAGACGTCGATTTGAGCGGGCATCCGAGTTCGCGCATGGGGTCCCAGGCGCTGGAGGCCAACCGGGCCATCGCCGGGCAGGGTGTCGCCATCCTGACACCCTATTTCTGCAAGACGGCACTGGAAAACGGGCAGCTGTTCCAGCCGTTCGATCTGACCTGCCGCGCGGACAGCGAGAGCTGGTATCTGAGCTACCCGCCGGCCCTCCGGACCAGCCGAAAGGTCAGACTGTTCCGGGACTGGGTCAATTCGGAACTCGAACGGGACGGCATGCCGGTTCACGGCAAGATGGCCGTGGTGGCCTGA
- a CDS encoding D-Ala-D-Ala carboxypeptidase family metallohydrolase yields MRQRLIAWIVFIGLTVTLAGCGTVAGVTGMGWMTGSHNSIDYNDTSWCVPRKLKKVLNRVARRYGKVTVHSTKRWWLENWWKGGARDSYHLNCQAVDFSVAGNPSSVIAFLKSQREVGGYKHYSSGHYHIDTGPRRTW; encoded by the coding sequence ATGCGTCAGCGCCTCATCGCCTGGATCGTTTTTATCGGACTGACCGTTACCCTGGCCGGGTGCGGCACGGTGGCCGGCGTCACGGGCATGGGCTGGATGACAGGTTCCCACAATTCCATCGACTACAACGACACATCCTGGTGCGTACCGCGGAAGCTGAAAAAGGTGCTGAACCGGGTTGCCCGGCGCTACGGCAAGGTGACCGTGCATTCCACCAAACGCTGGTGGCTGGAGAACTGGTGGAAGGGTGGCGCCCGGGACAGCTATCACCTGAATTGCCAGGCCGTGGATTTCTCCGTGGCCGGCAATCCGTCCTCGGTCATCGCCTTCCTGAAATCACAAAGAGAAGTCGGCGGCTACAAACACTATTCTTCCGGCCATTATCACATCGACACAGGCCCGCGCCGGACCTGGTGA
- the argE gene encoding acetylornithine deacetylase, which produces MGRTYTPQEMLTKLIGFNTVSDRSNLDLIAFVEDYLQGWGVRTQRVPDPTGEKASLYALIGPVTDGGTVLSAHTDVVPVEGQAWSRDPFQAWEDNGRLYGRGAADMKGFAATVLAKVPDFLKAELRAPIHIALSYDEETGCDGARRLIPDMLDNGPRPARVIVGEPTSMKVVTGHKGITVLQTRITGHPVHSSQLHRGLSAISVAARLIGWLDGKTAENRAKADPDCPFEPPYTTLHCGTISGGQAHNITAPSCEFVTDIRMLPGETPEQWIAAYRSFVETEILPDMKAVSALCDVEITELANVPGLGEEDDGLAEVTARRLTGDNARNVVVYATEGGLFQSHGLSTVICGPGSIDQAHQPDEFIELAQLDRCASFLGELTDRMSQFDS; this is translated from the coding sequence GTGGGGCGCACTTACACACCGCAGGAGATGCTGACAAAACTGATCGGCTTCAACACGGTTTCCGATCGCAGCAATCTCGACCTGATTGCCTTTGTCGAAGACTATCTCCAAGGCTGGGGTGTCCGCACGCAGCGCGTTCCGGATCCGACCGGTGAAAAGGCAAGCCTCTATGCGCTGATCGGTCCGGTCACGGACGGCGGTACGGTCCTGTCCGCACATACCGACGTCGTACCGGTCGAGGGCCAGGCCTGGTCCCGCGATCCCTTCCAGGCCTGGGAAGACAATGGCCGCCTCTACGGGCGCGGGGCGGCCGACATGAAAGGTTTCGCCGCCACCGTTCTTGCCAAGGTGCCCGACTTCCTGAAAGCGGAATTGCGCGCACCGATCCATATCGCGCTGTCCTATGACGAGGAAACCGGCTGCGACGGTGCGCGGCGGCTGATCCCGGACATGCTCGACAACGGCCCGCGTCCGGCCCGGGTCATCGTCGGCGAACCGACCAGCATGAAAGTGGTGACAGGGCACAAGGGCATCACGGTCCTGCAAACCCGCATCACCGGCCATCCGGTTCATTCAAGCCAGTTGCATCGCGGGCTGTCCGCCATTTCTGTCGCGGCAAGACTGATCGGCTGGCTTGACGGCAAAACGGCGGAAAACCGGGCGAAAGCCGATCCGGACTGCCCGTTTGAGCCACCTTATACGACGCTCCATTGCGGTACGATTTCCGGCGGGCAGGCGCACAATATCACGGCACCAAGCTGCGAATTCGTCACCGACATCCGCATGCTGCCTGGCGAGACACCGGAACAATGGATCGCCGCCTATAGAAGTTTCGTCGAAACCGAGATCCTGCCGGACATGAAGGCTGTTTCCGCGCTCTGCGACGTGGAGATTACAGAACTCGCCAACGTGCCGGGCCTCGGCGAGGAAGACGACGGCCTTGCCGAAGTCACGGCGCGCCGTCTGACCGGGGACAATGCCCGCAACGTGGTGGTCTATGCGACCGAAGGCGGTCTGTTTCAGTCTCACGGGCTCTCCACAGTGATCTGCGGTCCGGGGTCCATCGACCAGGCACACCAGCCCGATGAATTCATCGAGCTCGCTCAGCTGGACCGCTGCGCGTCTTTCCTGGGAGAGCTGACTGACAGAATGTCGCAATTTGACAGCTAA
- a CDS encoding TetR/AcrR family transcriptional regulator, which translates to MPKQIDHDAHRRDIAQRAAPLFSEMGYSGLGMRRIAEELGLSKSALYHYFPTKKSLFLACTEAIMKDVQTEEVPEQTDDGAADAVIAFARKHEPGFAREMALLFDYLRGKTAREIAADPAMRLANGRLRQQVEKVSGAADPDAVMCLVMGTLLMRHFTGGELPYETLRPLLDNLR; encoded by the coding sequence ATGCCAAAACAGATCGATCACGACGCACATCGCAGGGATATCGCCCAAAGAGCTGCCCCGCTGTTCTCCGAAATGGGCTATTCCGGCCTGGGCATGCGCCGCATCGCCGAGGAACTCGGTCTCTCCAAAAGCGCGCTCTACCACTACTTTCCAACCAAGAAGAGCCTGTTTCTGGCCTGTACCGAAGCCATTATGAAGGATGTGCAGACCGAGGAAGTGCCGGAGCAGACGGATGACGGTGCGGCCGATGCGGTGATTGCCTTTGCCAGGAAGCATGAACCCGGTTTTGCCAGGGAAATGGCCTTGCTGTTCGACTATCTGCGCGGCAAGACTGCGAGAGAAATCGCCGCCGACCCGGCAATGCGTCTTGCCAATGGGCGCCTGCGTCAACAGGTGGAGAAAGTGTCCGGTGCGGCTGACCCTGATGCCGTGATGTGCCTGGTGATGGGCACCTTGCTCATGCGACATTTTACCGGCGGGGAACTGCCCTATGAGACACTTCGGCCGCTTCTGGACAACTTGCGCTGA
- a CDS encoding adenylate/guanylate cyclase domain-containing protein has product MAEKAKATSRRSNVAANTMVAANANHGKRRGMMGHGNWRQRLRLWSGLILFAFCLSHFTNHALGIISLEAMDQASVWHYLVWRSLPGEALLTLAALTHVFLALWRTGKRRTFKMSRWEFLQLALGLYIPWQLIPHITTTMGLAKEFGFSPVYEQMLTILWPNHAVGQSILLLVVWVHAMIGLHFWLRLYPLYQQLRPLAATFAVALPVAALWGWIEAARRLALTSEVAVKITEDQRLWAQEVVVQFRAVVFGLIAVSLLAVLIRYLLGLRARSLSITYPGGLAIKAQPGATLLEISRMNDVPIASVCGGRARCSTCRVKVLEGADALARPGTAETAVLSRIGAGGDVRLACQIRPDHSLAVQPLVPVKASLSNSEHIKDAYYWGVEQDVVVMFVDLRNFTGITESQLAYDVVYLLNSYLDQASSAIRAEGGYVDKFIGDGIMAIFGMDSSPETGARQALAACKRIEAVMKSLDAEKGPQFRDPIRLGIGLHLGPAILGRIGAAGTAGSQGGLTALGDVVNTASRLETENKNHDSFLVVSSAVIDAAAARVDGAETAEIKIRGKEKPLQIFALGSLDTLFLAAREPAGNR; this is encoded by the coding sequence ATGGCTGAAAAGGCGAAGGCCACATCCCGTCGGAGCAACGTGGCGGCAAATACCATGGTCGCTGCCAACGCAAACCATGGCAAACGGCGCGGCATGATGGGCCACGGCAACTGGCGCCAGCGCCTGCGCCTCTGGAGCGGACTGATCCTGTTCGCCTTCTGTCTGAGCCACTTCACCAACCACGCCCTTGGCATCATCTCGCTGGAAGCCATGGACCAGGCGTCGGTCTGGCACTATCTGGTGTGGCGCAGCCTGCCCGGTGAAGCGCTGTTGACCCTGGCAGCCCTCACCCATGTCTTTCTTGCCCTCTGGCGCACAGGCAAGCGGCGCACCTTCAAGATGTCCCGCTGGGAGTTCCTGCAGCTCGCGCTCGGCCTCTACATTCCCTGGCAGCTGATCCCGCATATCACCACCACGATGGGTCTGGCGAAGGAATTCGGATTTTCCCCCGTCTACGAACAGATGCTGACCATCCTGTGGCCCAATCACGCGGTCGGCCAGTCGATATTGCTGCTCGTCGTCTGGGTGCATGCCATGATCGGCCTTCATTTCTGGCTTCGGCTTTATCCGCTTTACCAGCAGCTGCGGCCCCTTGCCGCGACATTTGCGGTCGCCCTGCCGGTGGCCGCCCTTTGGGGATGGATCGAAGCCGCGCGGCGACTGGCCCTGACGTCCGAGGTTGCGGTCAAGATCACCGAAGACCAGCGTCTGTGGGCGCAGGAGGTTGTTGTCCAGTTCCGGGCGGTCGTCTTTGGCCTGATCGCTGTCAGCTTGCTGGCGGTCCTGATCCGGTACCTGCTCGGCCTTCGCGCCCGCAGCCTGTCCATCACCTATCCGGGAGGCTTGGCCATCAAGGCCCAGCCCGGCGCAACACTGCTTGAAATCAGCCGCATGAATGACGTTCCGATCGCCTCGGTCTGTGGCGGACGTGCGCGTTGCTCCACCTGCCGGGTCAAGGTGCTGGAAGGCGCTGACGCCCTGGCAAGACCGGGCACAGCGGAAACCGCGGTGCTTTCACGGATCGGCGCAGGCGGAGATGTCCGCCTGGCCTGCCAGATCCGTCCCGACCACAGTCTTGCCGTCCAGCCCCTGGTTCCGGTCAAGGCCAGTCTGAGCAACAGCGAACACATCAAGGATGCCTATTACTGGGGTGTCGAACAGGATGTGGTCGTGATGTTCGTAGACCTGCGCAACTTCACCGGCATCACCGAGAGCCAGCTTGCCTATGACGTCGTCTATCTTCTGAACAGCTATCTCGACCAGGCCTCTTCGGCCATCCGCGCGGAAGGCGGATATGTCGACAAGTTTATCGGCGACGGCATCATGGCGATTTTCGGCATGGACTCCAGTCCGGAGACCGGAGCCCGCCAGGCGCTTGCCGCCTGCAAGCGCATCGAGGCGGTGATGAAGTCGCTGGATGCAGAAAAGGGACCGCAATTCCGGGACCCGATCCGGCTCGGAATCGGGCTCCATCTCGGTCCGGCCATTCTCGGGCGCATCGGCGCTGCCGGAACGGCCGGCAGCCAGGGCGGCCTGACCGCACTCGGCGATGTGGTCAACACGGCCAGCCGCCTGGAGACGGAAAACAAAAATCATGACAGTTTTTTGGTGGTCTCAAGCGCGGTAATTGACGCAGCGGCCGCCCGGGTCGACGGCGCCGAGACAGCGGAAATCAAGATCCGGGGCAAAGAAAAGCCCTTGCAAATCTTTGCCTTGGGCAGCTTAGATACGCTCTTTCTGGCAGCAAGGGAGCCCGCCGGAAACCGTTGA
- a CDS encoding ABC transporter permease — MIGFAARRLFQAMIVMLVVALLAFTMFRFVGDPINQMVGIETSIEEREALRERLGLNDPIPVQFARFVGNAAQFDFGTSYQFKQPVSELFARRIPATLELSFASALFALVVGIPMGIYAGLNRESAISKLFLSVSLIGISLPTFFIGILLIFLFSVTLQWLPSFGRGEVVQVGSWWTTGFLTVSGLKALILPSITLGLYQMTLIMRLIRAEMLEVIRTDYIKFARARGLPDRLVHFRHALKNTLVPVITITGLQLGAIIAFATITETVFQWPGMGLMFLQAVQNVDIPIMSAYLLLTAFLFVAINFIVDILYFLIDPRLRVGRP, encoded by the coding sequence ATGATTGGTTTTGCAGCGCGTCGCCTGTTTCAGGCGATGATTGTCATGCTGGTGGTGGCGCTTCTCGCCTTTACCATGTTCCGTTTTGTCGGAGATCCCATCAACCAGATGGTCGGGATCGAGACATCCATCGAAGAACGCGAAGCCCTCAGGGAACGGCTCGGCCTCAACGACCCCATCCCGGTCCAGTTCGCACGCTTTGTCGGCAATGCGGCCCAATTCGACTTCGGCACTTCCTATCAGTTCAAGCAACCGGTCTCCGAACTGTTTGCGCGGCGGATTCCGGCGACCCTTGAACTCAGCTTCGCTTCCGCGCTGTTTGCGCTGGTGGTCGGGATACCCATGGGGATCTATGCAGGCCTCAACCGGGAATCGGCCATCTCGAAACTGTTCCTGTCCGTCTCACTCATCGGCATCTCGCTGCCGACCTTCTTTATCGGCATCCTGCTGATCTTCCTCTTCTCCGTGACCTTGCAGTGGCTGCCCAGTTTCGGGCGCGGCGAGGTGGTGCAAGTCGGCTCCTGGTGGACCACCGGCTTCCTGACGGTGTCCGGCCTGAAAGCACTGATCCTGCCGTCGATCACGCTCGGTCTGTACCAGATGACGCTGATCATGCGGTTGATCCGGGCCGAGATGCTCGAGGTCATCCGGACCGACTACATCAAGTTCGCCCGTGCCCGCGGTTTGCCGGACCGGCTGGTTCATTTCAGGCACGCCCTGAAAAACACGCTTGTCCCCGTGATCACGATTACCGGTCTGCAGCTCGGCGCCATCATCGCCTTTGCGACCATTACCGAAACCGTGTTCCAGTGGCCCGGCATGGGCCTGATGTTCCTGCAGGCCGTGCAGAACGTCGATATCCCGATCATGTCGGCCTATCTGCTGCTGACCGCCTTCCTGTTCGTGGCGATCAA
- a CDS encoding aspartate aminotransferase family protein gives MSHVFPRHTKATLPVAASGDGCYIIDKSGKKYFDGSGGAAVSCLGHSDPDVTQAIKNQIDNIAFAHTGFFTTDPAEELADLLIEHAPGRLDRVYFVSGGSEAMEAALKLARQYFLEKGETTRHRVIARRQSYHGNTLGALATGGNQWRREPFSPLMIETSHIAPCYEYRGRREDETAFDYGQRVANELDAEIERLGPENVMAFVAEPVVGATAGAVPPVEGYFKRIREICDRHGILLILDEVMCGMGRTGTLFACEQDDVAPDILCIAKGLGAGYQPIGAMLCTSDIYQAIEDGSGFFQHGHTYIGHPTACAAALAVFRKLTGGVADRVMPMGEKLQGALGEAFGQHPHVGDIRGRGLFRGLEIVEDRATKAPFDPKRGVNKALKKAAFEAGLICYPMGGTIDGVTGDHILLAPPFILEDAQVDEITSKLDTAFRAVF, from the coding sequence ATGTCACACGTCTTTCCACGTCACACCAAGGCCACGCTTCCTGTCGCGGCAAGTGGTGATGGTTGTTACATCATTGACAAGTCAGGGAAAAAATACTTCGACGGGTCCGGCGGAGCCGCCGTGTCCTGTCTCGGGCATTCCGACCCGGATGTCACGCAGGCCATCAAGAACCAGATTGATAACATCGCCTTTGCGCATACTGGCTTCTTCACCACAGATCCGGCGGAGGAACTGGCGGATCTTCTGATCGAACATGCGCCCGGCCGCCTAGACAGGGTTTATTTCGTGTCCGGCGGGTCGGAGGCCATGGAAGCCGCGCTGAAGCTCGCGCGCCAGTATTTCCTGGAAAAAGGCGAGACCACCCGGCATCGGGTGATCGCCCGCAGACAGAGTTATCACGGCAACACGCTGGGTGCATTGGCAACCGGGGGCAACCAGTGGCGCCGGGAGCCCTTCTCGCCGCTGATGATCGAAACCTCTCACATTGCTCCGTGTTACGAATATCGCGGGCGCAGGGAAGACGAGACGGCCTTCGACTATGGCCAAAGGGTTGCCAACGAACTTGATGCGGAAATCGAGCGGTTAGGTCCTGAAAATGTCATGGCATTTGTTGCCGAGCCTGTGGTCGGCGCGACCGCCGGTGCGGTGCCGCCGGTCGAAGGCTATTTCAAGCGTATTCGCGAGATTTGCGACAGGCACGGCATTTTGCTGATCCTGGATGAAGTCATGTGTGGCATGGGCCGGACAGGGACCTTGTTCGCCTGCGAACAGGACGACGTTGCGCCGGACATTCTGTGTATCGCCAAGGGACTTGGAGCAGGCTACCAGCCGATCGGCGCCATGCTCTGCACGTCCGACATCTATCAGGCCATTGAAGATGGTTCGGGCTTCTTCCAGCACGGGCACACCTATATCGGCCACCCGACCGCCTGCGCGGCGGCCCTGGCCGTTTTCAGGAAACTGACTGGCGGCGTTGCAGATCGTGTGATGCCGATGGGCGAGAAGCTGCAGGGCGCGCTCGGCGAGGCGTTTGGCCAGCATCCCCATGTCGGCGATATTCGGGGGCGTGGCCTCTTCCGAGGCCTGGAAATCGTCGAAGATCGGGCGACCAAGGCGCCGTTCGATCCCAAACGCGGTGTCAACAAGGCGCTGAAAAAGGCGGCCTTCGAGGCGGGCCTCATCTGTTACCCGATGGGGGGCACGATTGACGGCGTGACCGGTGACCACATCCTGCTGGCGCCGCCCTTCATTCTTGAGGACGCGCAGGTCGACGAAATCACCAGCAAGCTCGACACCGCCTTTCGGGCCGTGTTCTGA
- a CDS encoding 3-keto-5-aminohexanoate cleavage protein, with translation MNQSDVMSPLPLIMVAPNGARRTKADHPALPVTIAETVATAKACFEAGAGALHAHVRDAAGAHVLDAGLYRELLAEMRSAVPGMLAQITTEAVGRYSPGEQRALVRDVLPEAVSIALREMIPTDDVAAAQAFYALLLSRGCAVQHIVYDTADLDRFFDLAAAGVLPGNRHQLLFVLGRYAVGQQSDPSDLEPFLDTLEGRRGDLDLDWAVCAFGHQETDCLVEAVRSGGKARIGFENSLWNADGAVAADNAERVRDLVSALEGDGLMRAASA, from the coding sequence ATGAACCAGAGTGATGTGATGTCGCCTTTGCCGCTCATCATGGTGGCGCCAAACGGCGCGCGCCGGACGAAAGCCGATCACCCGGCCCTGCCTGTCACGATCGCGGAAACGGTTGCAACAGCCAAAGCCTGCTTTGAAGCGGGCGCAGGCGCGCTTCATGCTCATGTCCGGGACGCGGCCGGGGCCCATGTCCTCGATGCAGGTCTTTACAGGGAACTGCTCGCTGAAATGAGATCCGCAGTCCCTGGCATGCTCGCACAGATCACTACCGAAGCAGTCGGGCGGTATTCGCCCGGGGAGCAACGGGCCCTGGTTCGGGACGTTTTGCCGGAAGCGGTTTCCATTGCGCTCCGGGAAATGATCCCGACCGATGACGTGGCCGCTGCGCAGGCTTTTTATGCCCTGCTTCTAAGCCGTGGCTGTGCTGTTCAGCATATTGTCTATGACACGGCCGATCTCGACCGGTTCTTTGATCTCGCGGCTGCAGGCGTCTTGCCCGGGAACCGTCATCAGTTGCTGTTTGTCCTCGGGCGGTATGCCGTTGGCCAGCAAAGCGACCCGTCCGACCTGGAGCCATTTCTGGACACGCTGGAAGGGCGGCGCGGCGATCTGGACCTTGACTGGGCGGTCTGTGCCTTCGGACATCAGGAGACCGATTGTCTGGTTGAGGCGGTTCGAAGCGGCGGCAAGGCCCGGATCGGGTTCGAAAACAGCCTCTGGAACGCCGACGGTGCGGTTGCGGCCGACAATGCGGAGCGGGTGCGTGACCTTGTGTCAGCGCTGGAAGGCGATGGCCTGATGCGGGCAGCGAGTGCCTGA